Proteins from one Geomonas agri genomic window:
- a CDS encoding HhH-GPD family protein: protein MTRSNSRPINLPSSGRIKDFQLIITGWYEQNSREFPWRKKSSSLYQKIISEVLLQRTRAETVAAFFPAFIFTFPTWKALAMASESELAVFIRPIGLWQRRASILSQLGKEMARRNGRFPRTRPEIEALPGVGQYIANAIQLFSEGKPMPLLDVNMARVLERYFGPRTLADIRHDQYLQQLSLKIVDCDNPQKMNWAILDLAALVCRTDQPKHFACPLNRGCIFLRNISKSNEL from the coding sequence TTGACACGATCAAATTCTCGGCCAATCAATTTACCAAGTAGTGGAAGAATTAAAGACTTTCAGCTGATAATTACCGGTTGGTATGAGCAAAATTCACGAGAATTTCCCTGGCGGAAGAAATCAAGTTCACTCTACCAGAAAATAATCTCAGAGGTTCTTTTACAGAGAACGAGGGCCGAAACCGTCGCTGCATTTTTCCCGGCATTTATATTTACGTTTCCAACCTGGAAAGCACTCGCAATGGCCTCCGAAAGTGAATTAGCTGTTTTCATTCGGCCGATTGGCCTTTGGCAGCGAAGGGCATCAATCCTTTCACAGCTCGGAAAGGAAATGGCTCGTCGGAATGGGAGGTTTCCTAGGACCAGACCCGAGATCGAAGCCCTTCCCGGGGTCGGCCAATACATTGCCAATGCTATTCAATTGTTCAGCGAAGGTAAGCCTATGCCATTACTTGACGTTAACATGGCGAGGGTTCTTGAAAGGTACTTTGGACCACGCACGCTCGCAGATATACGCCACGATCAATACTTACAACAACTGAGCTTGAAAATCGTGGACTGCGACAATCCACAAAAAATGAACTGGGCAATTCTCGATCTAGCGGCCCTTGTTTGCAGGACAGATCAGCCCAAACATTTTGCTTGCCCATTAAACCGTGGCTGTATTTTCTTGCGAAATATATCGAAGTCCAATGAATTATGA
- a CDS encoding HNH endonuclease, with protein MFAVGREYPRNALLCFVGSKQGQSGIIWGALEPGCVIATSGGRHSARAGYLDERLADGRWVYFGQGEKGDQDPETYANSLLSAGERTVLLFSTREPTSSQVKQQGNHSKKYRFEGMFNVLSWEWFIPMEGKRISNRLIKFELVPTTSDYHEETLDVSSPDFVPSPSSDFKALRAELSEPKAKSPKNRPSAQYFARSKKIKDYALARAAGVCEACSSQAPFTTPNGQPFLEVHHLDRLADDGPDIPLNVAGICPNCHREAHYGKNLNVFRKNLHFEVAKKEANLDTIKFSANQFTK; from the coding sequence ATGTTTGCGGTGGGGAGGGAGTACCCGAGAAATGCACTGCTCTGCTTCGTGGGAAGCAAGCAAGGCCAATCAGGCATCATCTGGGGGGCGCTAGAACCCGGGTGTGTCATAGCGACGTCGGGAGGGAGGCACTCAGCACGTGCCGGATACCTAGATGAACGCCTTGCGGACGGCAGATGGGTTTATTTCGGGCAGGGTGAAAAGGGCGACCAAGACCCGGAAACATACGCCAATTCCCTACTGTCAGCTGGAGAGAGGACTGTCCTTTTGTTTAGTACACGGGAACCTACATCCTCTCAAGTCAAGCAACAAGGTAACCATTCAAAAAAATACCGCTTCGAGGGAATGTTCAATGTCCTATCTTGGGAATGGTTTATCCCAATGGAAGGCAAGAGAATCAGTAACAGGCTAATCAAATTCGAACTGGTACCAACGACTAGTGATTACCACGAGGAAACGTTAGACGTCAGCTCACCAGACTTCGTGCCCTCGCCCAGCTCCGATTTTAAAGCCTTGCGAGCAGAGTTGTCTGAGCCAAAAGCAAAATCGCCCAAGAATAGACCGAGCGCCCAGTACTTTGCAAGGTCCAAAAAGATCAAGGACTATGCTTTAGCCAGAGCAGCCGGTGTGTGCGAAGCTTGTTCCAGCCAAGCTCCCTTCACCACACCAAACGGACAGCCATTTCTCGAGGTGCATCATCTCGATCGTCTTGCCGATGATGGTCCGGACATACCCTTGAACGTAGCGGGTATTTGCCCCAATTGCCATCGAGAAGCACACTACGGCAAGAACCTCAATGTATTCAGAAAAAATCTCCATTTTGAAGTAGCCAAGAAGGAAGCGAACCTTGACACGATCAAATTCTCGGCCAATCAATTTACCAAGTAG
- a CDS encoding ATP-binding protein has protein sequence MDKLVTRLKEAVLRELEELLRGTPGGCRPAFVGPPYEIMEALHRELMKNGGVTITIAGNPVRVPVYLAVEGPCANPGEAGGKCNDSMLVDLRNKNDLKYLLTLVPPRASLNLSLNSSSTTFGVDTKGGGNSDWQDSAFMQRLLGPIIESIDLPSGVSKDLCNESIRLAGAILDSSGERTRPWQTIHSLVNINLSSPSKDLLFLAACGMPNPGGSPLNRKESGDTLARIATALVEKGKKRFFTELRERANDLDLIEERSSVMAAIEGFECHLEKAVRNSPEFNEAPRYYYSPFRTCKSPENLPHWWVTLDCRTWGKLLGQPDTPPPPESRPTRVEVANRLINSGEGEVQVVLSSPEFRVTPPATDPVPFEVTYEKKNSSNTTLAHAAPFAWTDNSVANHTSPASYSFKAGSGGACAVKIISLDRYAAGVVLQLVGSAHVLTFKQKKAGRAEDKEYECIIPGFSQGARYEIALYHSSLITPPVSGQFIPESGTEYSTVNFEPRANSILAGFDAVDAGTLVTQFLLPSGGKASYSIILQIREGETRGVASEFERLIALNQANSNVCVDVRPRLVHEFQFWALRSRDSYNPVIMGYDAIQSWGEPKWTELPIMSGYNSLTTIRPKKLDPPESLLEYREKIHSLLLGNMNGYIETARLGELVELPIFRDLIVNYLAAYIEWLERAPSEATWFDTVLVVPCESEAVLSKNPDAILLPPYHPLKLAWMVNAQEVLWEAISSSNRCPAAGMLNPMAVPDMLLLQCSGVAGPGSRIPFLSVASNNDYWSVLWNESRLAGLNAEHVKDLFNDEFGICIEGLSSGFSVSQIEKSMKDLSLMMSARSKFKVSISSENFGDSSCTAGMLAWSEANLGSEDPWFGAGKRELEVFDLRDESQHPSSEILANLAAEASGTVRWLKAKECGPDGKIDLGIINHLGGSNYELAKHGINAGTSRGNLTRHRVRFQVPSQVPACYLAEARKSLPSTLQSATPLERLVSSASSTLEGCLPGDSLNFAPNTFRLQQTLKNAYYCAVSSSSVDPATFFDSSGDAYLWDYDLPGYSARPGGASGYFLLASPTQAIIETVKLGLASVSGGAPPGDDVVKGILKEVSGRGICTIKHLATGGTTAHGEIGLLIAARLLAPLSGTGIMCPDDERINLILPIDPFLEQVDVLRNIMSSEKRRPDLLVASIYLGEGRSRVRLTPVEVKFRSQLMSDKDMKRALQQASSFSLFMEGLLLSPVNTLWQVAGLNFVAELMEYAFRVQGLFIPAQQRDEWGKKHSRAICSVLAGTAVFEVDRRGRLIIIDETGTSDSMDLDGDGFQESLRISKENARELLFTPEPPFTGKVQGVLNGWELLVDLGQGTTDNQREAEMESTGQANLETSTIPPEIFPSAVNDGTETEPSGPWSDSECYLAVLAYDLMDKQAGVVKMYLYKLVSRLTGRSPKAVEYKLQNVSACDMRPRELKPINEMHKYQQQLKIVFDWFSSCHDEAEAIFESIYGFNMESAITQLPHIDIAECLGKLQQAIAKELETARKTTDPQQSLPFAGDPAPAPPTVATANGEKNDQFPDGVKFRVGKSTAAFGGPDMFFHPSNTDLTHLNIGIVGDLGTGKTQLIQGLIFNLVRSGKQNRGHSPRFLIFDYKGDYSKESFARAVGARVVEPYRIPLSLFDTSSSSVLTPWISKAKFFIDILDKIFPGMGYPQKEKVKQAIKRSYEDAALLRTIPTINQVFQNYQALVTATDSPSAILSDMCDQELFESDPSKLQSFDEFFTGVTVISLNKLGAQNDTKNMLVIIFLNMFFDYMLKIEKQPFIGTSPQLRFIDSYLLVDEADNIMKYNFDVLNQILLQDREFGVGVMLASQYLSHFKKPGGVNYAQPLLTWFVHKVPNISPNELSALGMPDISETMVNKVKTLQKHECLYKSLNVPSKFIRADPFYELIEATSDEE, from the coding sequence GTGGACAAATTGGTTACCAGGCTAAAGGAAGCGGTGTTAAGAGAGCTGGAGGAGCTCCTGAGGGGAACACCGGGGGGATGCCGCCCCGCGTTCGTTGGTCCCCCTTACGAAATCATGGAGGCGCTACATCGCGAGTTGATGAAAAATGGAGGTGTTACCATCACCATCGCGGGGAATCCAGTGCGGGTTCCCGTTTACCTTGCGGTGGAAGGTCCCTGCGCAAACCCAGGGGAAGCCGGGGGCAAATGCAACGACTCCATGCTCGTCGACCTGCGCAACAAGAACGACCTCAAGTACCTCCTGACGCTTGTCCCGCCCCGGGCAAGCCTGAACCTCTCGCTAAATTCCTCGTCGACCACCTTCGGGGTAGACACCAAGGGGGGGGGCAACAGCGATTGGCAGGACTCGGCATTCATGCAGAGGTTGCTCGGGCCGATCATCGAGAGTATAGACCTCCCCAGCGGTGTTTCCAAGGACCTCTGCAACGAGTCTATCCGCCTGGCCGGGGCTATCCTCGATTCCTCCGGGGAAAGGACCCGGCCATGGCAAACAATACATTCCCTAGTCAACATCAACCTTTCAAGCCCCAGTAAAGACCTCCTGTTCCTTGCAGCATGCGGGATGCCAAACCCGGGCGGAAGTCCCCTAAACCGGAAAGAGTCCGGCGATACCCTGGCCAGGATCGCAACGGCTCTGGTAGAAAAGGGGAAAAAACGTTTCTTCACGGAATTGAGGGAACGGGCCAACGATCTAGACCTGATCGAGGAAAGATCGAGCGTCATGGCAGCGATCGAGGGATTTGAATGCCACCTCGAGAAAGCAGTCCGTAACTCGCCTGAGTTCAACGAGGCGCCCCGCTACTATTACTCGCCATTCAGGACCTGCAAGTCCCCCGAGAACCTGCCTCATTGGTGGGTTACCCTTGATTGCAGGACATGGGGCAAGCTGCTCGGACAACCCGACACTCCTCCCCCGCCAGAAAGCCGACCGACGAGAGTCGAGGTGGCGAACAGGTTGATTAATTCCGGCGAGGGCGAGGTACAAGTAGTCCTTAGCTCGCCCGAATTCCGGGTAACGCCGCCGGCCACAGACCCGGTTCCATTCGAGGTTACCTACGAGAAGAAAAATAGCAGCAATACCACCTTGGCCCATGCCGCGCCGTTTGCCTGGACCGACAATTCCGTGGCTAACCACACGTCGCCGGCCAGCTACTCCTTCAAAGCCGGGTCAGGCGGCGCATGTGCAGTCAAGATAATAAGCCTCGATAGGTACGCTGCCGGGGTCGTCTTGCAACTCGTCGGTTCTGCACACGTACTAACCTTCAAACAAAAGAAGGCCGGCAGGGCAGAGGATAAGGAATACGAGTGCATCATCCCGGGATTTTCGCAGGGAGCACGCTACGAGATAGCACTTTACCATTCGAGCCTAATTACTCCCCCAGTAAGTGGCCAGTTCATACCAGAATCAGGCACTGAATATTCGACCGTTAACTTCGAACCCCGGGCGAACTCGATACTAGCCGGCTTCGACGCAGTGGACGCTGGCACCCTGGTCACCCAGTTCCTCCTTCCCAGTGGGGGCAAGGCAAGCTATTCAATCATCCTCCAGATCAGGGAAGGTGAAACCAGGGGGGTCGCAAGCGAGTTCGAGAGGCTCATAGCCTTGAACCAGGCAAATTCAAACGTCTGCGTTGACGTGCGACCGCGGCTCGTCCACGAGTTCCAGTTCTGGGCACTGCGTTCGAGGGATTCCTACAACCCCGTCATCATGGGGTATGACGCGATCCAATCATGGGGAGAACCCAAATGGACCGAGTTACCGATCATGTCGGGGTACAACTCCCTAACGACCATACGCCCCAAGAAGCTTGATCCACCGGAAAGCCTTTTAGAGTACCGCGAAAAGATCCACTCCCTCCTGCTGGGTAACATGAATGGGTACATTGAAACAGCCCGCCTCGGGGAACTGGTCGAGCTCCCCATTTTCCGTGACCTGATAGTTAACTACCTGGCCGCCTACATCGAGTGGCTAGAAAGGGCCCCCTCCGAGGCAACCTGGTTCGACACGGTTCTCGTCGTCCCATGCGAAAGTGAAGCAGTCCTTTCCAAAAACCCAGACGCGATCCTGCTCCCCCCGTACCACCCCCTAAAGCTGGCGTGGATGGTGAATGCCCAGGAAGTCCTATGGGAAGCCATCTCCAGTTCAAACAGGTGTCCCGCGGCCGGGATGCTTAACCCCATGGCCGTGCCAGACATGCTGCTGCTCCAGTGCTCGGGTGTCGCAGGACCTGGATCAAGGATTCCCTTCCTGTCCGTTGCTTCCAACAACGATTACTGGTCGGTGCTGTGGAACGAGAGCCGACTGGCGGGACTAAACGCCGAGCACGTCAAGGACCTATTCAACGACGAATTCGGCATCTGCATAGAGGGCCTGTCATCTGGCTTTTCGGTGTCTCAAATCGAGAAATCCATGAAGGATCTCTCGCTCATGATGTCGGCCCGCTCGAAGTTCAAGGTTTCAATTAGCAGCGAGAACTTCGGCGACAGTTCATGTACCGCAGGTATGCTGGCGTGGAGCGAAGCGAACCTCGGCTCAGAGGACCCCTGGTTCGGGGCCGGGAAACGCGAACTGGAGGTGTTTGACCTCCGGGACGAGTCCCAGCACCCTTCCTCAGAGATACTCGCGAACCTGGCTGCAGAGGCCAGCGGAACGGTCAGGTGGCTGAAGGCCAAAGAGTGCGGCCCCGATGGCAAGATTGACCTCGGAATCATAAACCATCTGGGGGGCTCAAACTACGAGCTGGCCAAACACGGGATAAATGCCGGGACATCGAGGGGCAACCTGACCCGCCACCGGGTTAGGTTCCAAGTTCCCAGCCAGGTACCAGCTTGCTACCTAGCGGAGGCACGCAAGTCGTTGCCTAGCACGCTACAAAGCGCAACCCCCCTGGAAAGGCTGGTTTCCTCGGCAAGTTCCACTTTGGAAGGATGCCTTCCGGGCGACAGCCTCAATTTCGCGCCCAACACCTTCCGGCTGCAACAAACCCTCAAAAACGCATATTACTGCGCGGTCTCTTCCTCGTCCGTGGACCCTGCAACCTTTTTCGATTCTTCCGGTGACGCATATCTTTGGGACTACGATTTACCGGGATACTCTGCGCGCCCAGGAGGGGCGAGTGGATACTTCCTCCTTGCTTCTCCCACCCAGGCAATTATCGAGACGGTCAAGCTGGGACTTGCCTCTGTCAGCGGTGGAGCCCCACCGGGTGACGATGTAGTCAAGGGAATTCTTAAGGAGGTTTCGGGAAGGGGGATCTGTACTATCAAGCACCTTGCTACTGGAGGTACCACCGCACACGGGGAGATCGGGCTCCTGATCGCTGCGAGGCTGCTGGCTCCCCTTTCCGGCACAGGCATCATGTGCCCCGACGATGAAAGGATTAACCTCATCCTCCCAATCGACCCATTCCTGGAGCAGGTTGACGTCCTCAGGAACATCATGTCCAGCGAGAAAAGGCGGCCAGACCTGCTCGTCGCAAGCATTTACCTCGGAGAGGGGAGGAGCAGGGTCCGCCTGACCCCGGTCGAGGTTAAATTCAGGTCCCAGTTGATGTCTGACAAGGACATGAAGAGAGCTTTGCAGCAAGCCAGCAGCTTTTCCCTCTTCATGGAGGGCTTATTGCTATCTCCCGTGAACACCCTCTGGCAGGTGGCGGGATTAAACTTCGTGGCCGAGTTAATGGAATACGCCTTCAGGGTCCAGGGCCTATTTATCCCCGCCCAACAACGCGACGAGTGGGGCAAGAAACACTCGCGCGCAATATGCTCAGTACTGGCGGGAACCGCAGTTTTCGAAGTGGACCGCCGAGGCCGGCTAATAATCATCGATGAAACGGGAACCTCTGACTCAATGGATCTCGACGGCGACGGATTCCAGGAATCGCTTCGGATCTCAAAAGAAAACGCGCGGGAACTACTATTCACCCCAGAACCGCCATTCACCGGCAAGGTTCAAGGGGTACTCAACGGATGGGAGTTGCTCGTGGATCTGGGCCAGGGCACGACAGACAACCAGAGAGAGGCGGAGATGGAGAGCACGGGGCAGGCTAACCTTGAAACGTCCACCATACCGCCCGAAATTTTTCCGAGTGCCGTAAACGATGGAACCGAAACAGAGCCAAGCGGCCCGTGGAGCGATTCCGAGTGCTACCTCGCGGTGCTTGCCTACGACCTGATGGACAAGCAGGCTGGCGTGGTGAAGATGTACCTCTACAAGCTCGTGTCGAGGCTGACGGGGAGGTCACCCAAGGCGGTCGAGTACAAGCTGCAAAACGTTTCTGCCTGTGACATGAGGCCAAGAGAACTAAAGCCGATAAACGAAATGCACAAGTACCAACAGCAACTAAAAATCGTATTCGACTGGTTCAGCTCCTGTCACGACGAGGCCGAGGCAATTTTCGAATCGATATACGGATTTAACATGGAGAGCGCAATTACGCAACTACCCCACATCGACATCGCGGAGTGCCTAGGAAAATTGCAGCAAGCCATAGCAAAAGAGTTAGAAACAGCGAGGAAAACGACGGACCCCCAGCAATCTCTCCCTTTTGCAGGTGATCCGGCCCCAGCCCCCCCCACGGTGGCGACAGCCAACGGCGAGAAAAATGACCAGTTCCCTGACGGAGTAAAGTTCAGGGTTGGAAAGTCCACTGCGGCGTTCGGCGGACCGGACATGTTTTTCCACCCGAGCAACACTGACCTAACCCATCTGAACATAGGAATCGTGGGCGATCTGGGGACCGGCAAAACCCAGCTTATCCAGGGACTGATTTTCAATCTGGTGCGATCAGGTAAGCAGAACAGGGGGCACTCCCCAAGGTTCCTAATCTTCGATTACAAGGGGGACTATTCAAAGGAGAGCTTCGCAAGGGCCGTGGGAGCCAGGGTAGTTGAGCCGTACAGGATTCCCCTCAGCCTGTTCGATACCAGCTCGTCAAGCGTGCTGACCCCATGGATCAGCAAGGCCAAGTTTTTTATTGATATCTTGGACAAAATCTTTCCAGGAATGGGATACCCGCAAAAAGAGAAGGTTAAGCAGGCCATCAAGCGAAGTTACGAAGATGCCGCCTTGCTTAGGACCATCCCCACGATCAACCAGGTATTTCAAAACTACCAGGCACTTGTAACGGCAACCGATTCACCCTCCGCGATCCTAAGCGACATGTGTGACCAGGAACTGTTCGAATCTGACCCCTCGAAACTCCAGTCATTCGACGAATTTTTCACCGGGGTGACCGTCATTAGCCTTAACAAGCTCGGGGCTCAAAACGATACAAAGAATATGCTGGTCATAATATTCCTCAACATGTTTTTCGATTACATGCTCAAGATAGAAAAGCAGCCATTCATAGGGACTTCCCCGCAATTGAGATTTATCGACTCCTATCTACTCGTCGATGAAGCAGACAACATAATGAAATACAATTTTGACGTTCTTAACCAGATCCTGTTGCAAGACAGGGAATTCGGGGTAGGTGTCATGCTCGCTTCCCAGTACCTGTCTCATTTCAAGAAGCCTGGCGGAGTAAACTACGCGCAGCCCCTACTGACTTGGTTCGTACACAAGGTACCGAATATATCGCCCAACGAGCTTTCTGCCCTTGGCATGCCCGACATATCCGAGACCATGGTAAACAAGGTAAAGACGCTTCAAAAGCACGAGTGCCTGTACAAGTCGCTTAACGTCCCAAGCAAGTTCATACGTGCAGACCCGTTTTATGAACTGATCGAAGCTACAAGTGACGAGGAGTAA
- a CDS encoding zeta toxin family protein gives MEIKYPEGLLAWGGHREGGVSKLFSAESGKPTGELIKTRLVRKLESWTHDLLAGKKVPRTILLVGGPGNGKTEVLEHVIRSIDAALEIDGDLVREVQRLLPLPTGFSARKVTVSASSLPLGKLPPPFEYFDIVQDATSSAQPEGHLVPPEELFIEELAGLAGPSSSRVYIACVNRGILAHALSKSYANLPGSEQVIPLLEKITSAVTMSPRQPSCWPLEGYPDVGVWPMDVESLLEPTLDEDSHSPAHAIFMSALAAEKWADHSNCPAAKYCPFKANQESLREEKPLDHLLGILRCYELGSGKRWAFRDLFSLVANIVVGHESDFAVNGEYAGPCEWVRALARDLEDDSKRLRAALELTSRLYQHSLFPAWPRSKDLFKGKHVGQVLKDTANVAHPPKSFFSIFNDPTFAAPTDIRRRILGDMIELLDPAKASGKQEVAMGGLTLASLEEIFSFSVEMGLNRVNSLLSPQENLLLEWLARSEKCLDEECVKKTLINEAAVIKGTMRGFACRLAKRSLGVKAGACERSEMFKEYIDAIHDRVKLGKVRDVFNKLLNPSGFKVSLKVTYGQPVPPPAKDISLETDNINVKVVPAVQDASKPRTFIPYLSLDGGNYSIPITFGIFEALYSVKNCLHEGCLPSEVLALLEGARAKLAGLLVNQELDSARLVIGNTGVVLNVSYGLLEKL, from the coding sequence ATGGAAATCAAGTACCCAGAGGGGCTACTGGCTTGGGGTGGCCACAGGGAAGGTGGAGTAAGCAAACTTTTCTCGGCCGAGTCAGGCAAGCCCACCGGAGAACTAATTAAAACCCGGCTAGTCCGCAAGCTAGAAAGTTGGACCCACGACCTCCTAGCAGGCAAGAAGGTCCCTCGAACGATACTTCTAGTGGGGGGGCCGGGGAACGGTAAAACAGAGGTCCTAGAACACGTGATCAGGAGTATCGACGCTGCTCTCGAGATCGATGGGGACCTCGTGAGGGAGGTGCAAAGGCTACTCCCCCTACCAACAGGCTTCAGCGCCCGGAAAGTAACCGTGAGCGCGTCAAGCCTGCCTCTGGGCAAGCTCCCACCTCCCTTCGAGTATTTTGATATCGTGCAGGATGCGACGTCTTCGGCACAGCCAGAGGGGCACCTAGTTCCACCGGAAGAGCTGTTTATCGAGGAACTGGCCGGCCTCGCCGGGCCAAGTTCCAGCAGGGTTTACATTGCGTGCGTGAACAGGGGAATACTTGCGCATGCCCTGTCCAAATCCTACGCGAACCTTCCCGGCAGCGAGCAAGTGATTCCCCTGCTAGAGAAGATAACCTCCGCTGTAACCATGAGCCCAAGGCAACCAAGTTGCTGGCCCCTGGAAGGATACCCCGATGTCGGCGTATGGCCCATGGACGTGGAAAGCCTGCTCGAGCCGACTCTCGACGAGGATAGCCACTCCCCTGCCCACGCCATCTTCATGTCAGCGCTTGCAGCCGAAAAGTGGGCAGATCATTCCAATTGCCCTGCGGCCAAGTACTGTCCCTTCAAGGCCAACCAGGAGTCACTCCGCGAGGAAAAACCTCTCGATCACCTGCTGGGAATCTTGAGGTGCTACGAGCTTGGCTCCGGGAAAAGATGGGCATTCAGGGACCTGTTTTCGCTCGTAGCAAACATTGTAGTTGGGCACGAAAGCGATTTCGCCGTGAACGGCGAATATGCCGGCCCATGCGAATGGGTGAGAGCACTGGCAAGGGATCTCGAGGACGACAGCAAACGGCTTAGGGCCGCACTCGAACTGACTTCGAGGCTGTACCAACACTCACTTTTCCCTGCCTGGCCGCGTTCAAAGGACCTATTCAAAGGCAAGCACGTCGGGCAAGTCTTGAAAGACACCGCAAACGTAGCGCACCCCCCGAAATCATTTTTTTCAATCTTCAACGATCCGACTTTCGCAGCACCCACCGACATAAGGAGAAGGATCCTCGGCGACATGATAGAGCTCCTCGACCCTGCCAAGGCATCGGGTAAACAAGAGGTAGCGATGGGCGGGTTGACCCTGGCCTCGCTGGAGGAAATCTTTAGCTTCTCGGTTGAAATGGGATTGAACAGGGTAAACAGCCTCCTGTCGCCGCAAGAAAACCTGCTACTCGAATGGCTGGCACGGTCTGAAAAATGCCTGGACGAGGAATGCGTCAAAAAGACACTGATCAACGAGGCAGCCGTCATCAAGGGCACGATGAGAGGATTCGCCTGCAGGCTGGCTAAGCGCAGCCTCGGCGTCAAAGCGGGGGCATGCGAGCGATCGGAAATGTTCAAAGAGTATATCGATGCCATCCATGACCGGGTCAAACTCGGGAAGGTCAGGGACGTCTTCAACAAGCTCCTAAACCCATCGGGGTTCAAGGTGTCGCTGAAGGTGACCTACGGGCAACCCGTGCCTCCCCCGGCCAAGGACATCAGCCTCGAAACGGACAACATCAATGTAAAGGTAGTGCCTGCCGTGCAGGATGCGTCAAAGCCAAGGACGTTCATCCCTTACCTATCGCTGGACGGCGGCAACTACAGCATCCCGATCACGTTCGGGATTTTCGAGGCCCTGTATTCCGTCAAAAACTGCCTTCACGAGGGCTGCTTGCCCAGCGAGGTGCTCGCCTTGCTCGAGGGAGCCCGCGCAAAGCTTGCCGGCCTCCTCGTGAACCAGGAGCTAGACAGCGCAAGGCTCGTGATAGGGAACACGGGCGTGGTGCTGAACGTCTCTTACGGTTTGCTGGAAAAGCTATAG
- a CDS encoding DNA cytosine methyltransferase → MKKFKFVDLFAGCGGFSLGLTEAGFEHVLAVERSPMAAQTYYHNIVAKKVNSPVPWADYIELDKNAMVEAGLYIGDIEKIHSDQPLLGDLRRREIDLVAGGPPCQGFSTVGKRNPDDIRNSYPYKFFEIVEAILPKAFVMENVIGISLNFRKYKKDTPLDTVCGFFQEHYSITRTCLNAYHYGVPQGRQRIVVIGIRKDLADKLCLKHVDSKHEAQIWRSDFLNKLDRDAIPTLAPIPIHSEQAVRLKRALIDIDDHGYTKKRSSYSQLMKGNQTVILNHERRRHGDETTFRFKFLHEIRKIASVNIANSISTPESISSVVSILRKTGKPIVMPDGTYIPSKPSLERAINRIATKKHSQILLDGDKASRTMMTIPDDYIHYKFPRVLTVREMARIQSFPDNFEFMGKVTTGGKQRKNEVPQYSQVGNAVPPLLAKAIGTRLSELLQAAESNKGRP, encoded by the coding sequence ATGAAAAAGTTTAAATTCGTCGATTTGTTTGCAGGTTGCGGTGGCTTTTCCCTTGGTTTAACCGAAGCTGGATTCGAGCATGTTCTCGCTGTTGAACGATCCCCGATGGCTGCACAAACCTATTACCACAACATTGTAGCTAAAAAAGTGAATAGTCCTGTCCCTTGGGCCGACTACATCGAACTGGACAAGAACGCCATGGTAGAAGCCGGCCTGTACATCGGAGACATCGAAAAGATCCACTCGGACCAGCCTCTCCTAGGTGACCTCCGTCGCAGGGAAATCGATCTGGTGGCTGGTGGACCACCCTGCCAGGGGTTTTCAACCGTCGGCAAGCGTAACCCGGATGACATCCGGAATAGCTACCCATACAAGTTCTTCGAGATCGTAGAGGCTATCCTGCCAAAAGCGTTCGTCATGGAAAACGTAATTGGGATCAGCCTTAACTTCAGGAAATACAAGAAGGATACCCCGCTGGACACGGTGTGTGGCTTTTTCCAGGAGCATTACAGTATTACCCGCACTTGCCTAAACGCATACCATTACGGCGTGCCACAGGGAAGGCAGCGGATAGTGGTAATTGGGATAAGGAAAGACCTCGCCGACAAACTCTGCTTAAAGCACGTGGACAGTAAACACGAGGCCCAAATCTGGCGGTCAGACTTCCTGAACAAACTGGACAGGGATGCAATTCCCACCCTAGCCCCAATTCCCATCCACAGCGAACAGGCCGTGCGCTTGAAACGTGCCCTAATCGACATCGACGATCACGGGTACACTAAAAAGAGGAGCAGCTACTCACAGCTCATGAAGGGAAACCAGACCGTTATCCTGAACCATGAACGTCGAAGACACGGGGACGAGACGACCTTCAGATTCAAATTCCTGCACGAAATAAGGAAGATAGCCAGCGTCAACATAGCCAACAGCATTTCGACTCCCGAGAGCATCAGCTCGGTGGTGTCCATTTTAAGGAAGACCGGGAAGCCCATAGTGATGCCAGACGGTACCTATATCCCTAGCAAACCATCACTCGAACGTGCCATAAATCGAATCGCCACCAAGAAGCATAGCCAGATTCTCCTTGACGGTGACAAGGCCTCGCGAACGATGATGACAATACCCGACGATTACATCCACTACAAATTCCCAAGGGTGCTCACGGTGAGGGAAATGGCAAGAATCCAGTCATTTCCCGACAATTTTGAATTCATGGGCAAAGTAACAACCGGCGGGAAGCAAAGAAAGAACGAGGTCCCCCAATATTCCCAAGTCGGTAACGCGGTACCACCGCTGCTTGCAAAGGCAATCGGGACGCGACTAAGCGAGCTTCTTCAGGCTGCCGAGTCCAACAAGGGACGGCCGTAG